The Candidatus Deferrimicrobiaceae bacterium genome includes the window TACCGGGGACTGCGGCACCGCAAGGGGCTGCCGGCGAGGGGGCAGCGCACCCACACCAACGCCCGGACAAGGAAAGGACCCCGCAAGGGCGCGGTGGCAAGAAAGAAGGAACCGGCGAAAAAATAGAGGGGACGGGATATCCCCCACCCGCGGGATGCGGGAATTCGGAGGCACGATGGCAACGCCGAGGAAAAAAGGAAAGAAGAAAGTACGCAAGAACGTCCCCGTGGGCGTGGCCCACATCAAGGCGACGTTCAACAACACGATCATCACGATCACCGATCTGGACGGCAACGCCCTGGCCTGGTGCAGTTCCGGGTCCAAAGGGTTCAAGGGATCCAGGAAGAGCACCCCATTCGCGGCGACCGTCGCCGCGGAGGAAGTCGCGAAAAAGGCGATGGAGTACGGGGTCAATTCCCTGACGGTCTACATCAAGGGTCCCGGCTCGGGAAGGGAGGCGGCCTTGCGGACCTTGCAGGCCGCAGGCCTCAAGATCAACTACATCCGCGATGTCACCCCCATTCCGCACAACGGCTGCCGTCCCCCGAAACGGCGAAGGGTGTGAAAGAAGCAAACCGGGATCACAGGAGGAATTTCTTTGGCCAGGTATCGTGAAGCAGTTTGCCGTCTTTGCCGACGCGAAGGAATGGAGTTGTACCTGAAGGGGGACCGTTGCTTTACCGACAAATGCGCCTTCAAGCGCAGAGGATATCCTCCCGGGCAGCACGGGCAGCGCCGTCCCAAGCATAGCGACTACGGGGTCCAGCTCCGGGAGAAGCAGAAGGCGAGGCGAATCTACGGCCTTCTGGAGAAGCAGTTCCACAACTACTTCGAGAAGGCGGACCGGATGAAAGGGAAGACCGGCGACAACCTCCTGATCCTTCTCGAGAGGCGCCTGGACAACGTGGTGTACAAACTCGGGTTTGCCGTGACGCGCCGCGAGAGCCGGCAGCTGGTCCGGCACGGCCACTTTCTCGTGGAGGGACGAAGGGTCGACATTCCCTCGTACAGCGTCCGTTCCGGCGAGGTGGTCGAAATGCGGGAGCGAAGCAGGAAGAACCTGTCCGTCAACGAGGCCCTGGACGCCGTGGTACGGAAGGGCATTCCGGCCTGGCTGGAACTGGACCGGGAAAAATTTCGCGGCAGCGTCAAGATGCTCCCCTCACGGGCGGATATCACCGAGCCGATCCAGGAACAGCTGATCGTAGAACTTTATTCGAAGTAGACTTTCCCTACAGGAGAAGGGGGTAGCATGTTCCAGCGAAATTGGAAACAACTGATCCGGCCGCGCCGCATCGACGTGGCCACGGACACGGCAACGGGGTATTACGGGAAATTCATCGCAGAGCCTCTCGAAAGAGGGTTCGGGACCACGCTCGGAAACGCTCTCCGCAGGGTTCTTCTCTCCTCGCTCCAGGGGACCGCGATCACATCGGTCCGGGTCGAGAACGTGCAGCACGAATATTCCACGATGGTCGGCGTCGTCGAGGATGTCACCGACATTGTTCTGAATCTCAAGGAAATCCGGCTGAGGATGCACTCGCCCGAGCCGCGGGTCATTACCCTTTCGGCAAAAGGACCAAAACGCGTAAACGCCTCCCACATCCAGGCCGACCCGATGGTGGAGATCCTGAACAGGGAGCACCACATCGCGGAGTTGTCCGAGAATGCCTCCCTGAAGATGGAAATGACCGTTCGCATGGGAAAGGGATACGTTCCCGCAGAAAGGAATCTCGAGGAGGGGGCCCCGATCGGAACGATCCCGATCGACGCCATCTTCTCCCCCGTGAAGAGGGTGAATTTCACGGTCACGAACGCCCGGGTCGGGCAGCAGACCGATTACGACCGCCTGATCCTGGAAGTATGGACCGACGGGGCCATCCTTCCCGCGGACGCCGTCGCGTACGCGGCGAAGATCCTGAAGGACCAGCTGACCGTGTTCATCAATTTCGACGAGGAAGTGGAAATGCCCGAGGAAGTTGCGATTCTCGAGGAGGGGGCCGTCAACGAGAACCTGTACAAGCCGGTCGAGGAGCTCGAACTTTCGGTCCGGGCGTATAACTGCCTGAAAAACGCCGATATCAAGTACATCGGCG containing:
- a CDS encoding DNA-directed RNA polymerase subunit alpha, whose translation is MFQRNWKQLIRPRRIDVATDTATGYYGKFIAEPLERGFGTTLGNALRRVLLSSLQGTAITSVRVENVQHEYSTMVGVVEDVTDIVLNLKEIRLRMHSPEPRVITLSAKGPKRVNASHIQADPMVEILNREHHIAELSENASLKMEMTVRMGKGYVPAERNLEEGAPIGTIPIDAIFSPVKRVNFTVTNARVGQQTDYDRLILEVWTDGAILPADAVAYAAKILKDQLTVFINFDEEVEMPEEVAILEEGAVNENLYKPVEELELSVRAYNCLKNADIKYIGELVQRSEQEMLKTKNFGKKSLNEIKDVLHEMGLSLGMKVEGFTPERYAPPREED
- the rpsK gene encoding 30S ribosomal protein S11; its protein translation is MATPRKKGKKKVRKNVPVGVAHIKATFNNTIITITDLDGNALAWCSSGSKGFKGSRKSTPFAATVAAEEVAKKAMEYGVNSLTVYIKGPGSGREAALRTLQAAGLKINYIRDVTPIPHNGCRPPKRRRV
- the rpsD gene encoding 30S ribosomal protein S4, whose amino-acid sequence is MARYREAVCRLCRREGMELYLKGDRCFTDKCAFKRRGYPPGQHGQRRPKHSDYGVQLREKQKARRIYGLLEKQFHNYFEKADRMKGKTGDNLLILLERRLDNVVYKLGFAVTRRESRQLVRHGHFLVEGRRVDIPSYSVRSGEVVEMRERSRKNLSVNEALDAVVRKGIPAWLELDREKFRGSVKMLPSRADITEPIQEQLIVELYSK